The following coding sequences are from one Capsicum annuum cultivar UCD-10X-F1 chromosome 3, UCD10Xv1.1, whole genome shotgun sequence window:
- the LOC107864823 gene encoding SUMO-activating enzyme subunit 1B-1-like — MWNKMQVSEPSPTTKLKDETYKNIEQVFGLAQFERFYDRVEPQWRDALIDSYAYEANERIKDPINGITKFCKHIVVPGVKSLTLNGDRMITQDLLFFNCIACNFSWDYFLGDILNLSAADFEKFDTVIISCCSEIKRRKVNSRCRQLTDPIAFHSVQCRGSLAEIFVDLKSHTVYERLFGQDLKSIMHFCSFEKAIAVPWQTLTEGVSEIFLAMRVDENFEATHRRKVRKLSATDFQHLKSFKDVLCDKQQFNHNHISSATLEKCYDFLQRIESQDD, encoded by the exons ATGTGGAACAAAATGCAAGTTTCGGAACCATCTCCCACcacaaaattaaaagatgaaacatataaaaatatcgAACAAGTATTTGGCCTTGCTCAGTTTGAAAGGTTCTATGATAGAGTTGAACCACAGTGGAGGGATGCATTGATCGATTCATATGCTTATGAGGCAAATGAAAGGATCAAGGATCCCATAAATGGAATAACTAAG TTTTGTAAACACATTGTGGTTCCCGGAGTGAAATCCTTAACTTTGAATGGCGATAGAATGATCACACAAGATTTGCT TTTCTTCAATTGTATTGCTTGCAATTTCTCATGGGATTACTTTTTAGGAGATATCTTAAACCTTAGTGCCGCTGATTTTGAAAAGTTCGATACAGTTATAATCAGTTGTTGCTCGGAGATAAAAAGA AGAAAGGTAAATTCAAGATGCCGACAATTAACAGATCCTATAGCCTTCCATAGTGTACAATGCAGGGGATCTTTAGCTGAGATATTTGTCGATTTGAAAAGTCACACAGTATATGAG AGATTATTTGGACAAGATTTGAAGAGCATTATGCATTTCTGTAGTTTCGAGAAGGCCATTGCAGTTCCTTGGCAAACACTTACCGAAGGAGTGTCGGAGATATTCTTAGCCATGAGAG TTGATGAAAATTTTGAAGCAACACACAGGAGGAAGGTAAGAAAGCTGTCTGCCACCGACTTCCAACATTTAAAGTCATTTAAGGACGTCTTATGTGATAAACAG CAATTCAACCACAATCATATTTCCAGTGCTACGTTGGAAAAATGTTACGATTTCTTGCAAAGGATCGAGTCACAGGACGATTAA